The region TTGCCCCACCACCGTCGCCTGACTCTTGAACCAGGACAAAGttccttaataatttataataagttTCCATCTCCGTCCCCCAGCACGCGACcttaaaattgaaaagttttccaaTGTCGTTCGCCCCAATGACTTATACGCCCATATAAAAGGCCACATTATCGATGTACTTTATGTATGTTGTGGCATGTTGTTCTTTTAAAACTTATGATTATGTAAACTCTAGACAGACTCCAAGATGAGGGCCGCATATGGCTCCAGCGACAAGTTGCTCAGGGTAACGCTGTCACTGTGGATATAAAATTTCGTAAATTACTTGAGGTTTAATTTTTGAGTCATAAGCCAAATAGGACTTACCCAACGGTGGCAGTGGCCTGCGGGTTGGCCAACTTGATTTTGTAGTTGCCCTGGGCATACAGGGCACTGGCCACATCCAGAGCAGAAACGCTAGTGTCCAGAACATTGGCCACCAGAACATAGGTAGCCTCTCCGGTCAGCGATCTCTTGATGGCCAACAGATTCTCGCCAACGTTCGCGTATCGAGTGGATCCTGACTGCAGAGTCTTAAGCTTTCGGAGCTCCACCATCTGCTTGTACAGGCTCAAGTGACTGGGACTTGTGGCGTTTTCCGTTTTTGCGTTCACCGTCACATAGTTCGGGTTGATAGGTAGCCAGGTGGTCGCATTGGTAGAGAAGCCAGCGTTGGCCTCATCGCTCCACTGGAAGGGAGTTCTGGCAGGATCTCGGGTAAACTGTTCATAAATGTCCGCATTGGAATTGCAAGCCGCCGGATCCCGGCTGTCCTCCCAGCTGATGTCCAGATCCGTCATGCCCAGCTCCTCGCCCTGGTAGGTGATGCTGACGCCTGGCAAGAACATCTGGAGCATGTTCATCAGGTCAATACGGTTCTCCCCATACCGACTGCCAACACGCCTTTGGTCATGATTTCCCATCTAAGGATCaggaatgaaataaaatatacggaaaaaaacttatttgGCCTTAAACTTACCACCCAGTTAGCTGTCCTGGAAGCTGGCATCTGAGTTAGCCAACTATTGATGATCTTCACAAAACCGGCCGCATTTAGCTGAGTATTATTTTTATCGCCATTGCCACCAATGATGAACTGGAAGTTAAAGGGAATCTGAGCACCCTTGGTGGTGCGATTTCCGTAGAACTGCATTACGTAGTCCAGACCAGAGTAGGTCTCCACCATGATGACGCGGGTATCGCCTCCGTGGATGCGCTGGTAGTCGTCCATAAGAGTGCGCCACTGGTACACCATGTCAACCGTTTCATACAGGTCTTGGGTGTAAATGTGCTTCAAATACGAGGAGTCATCCGGGTCGTCCGTGTAGCCACTGAGGGGCTCATCGGGATAACGTCCATTTGCGTCGGGTAAGACCTCGAAGCACCAGGGCACGGCATCCATACGGAACCCAGCCACTCCACGATCGAGCCAATAGGTGAGCACCCTTTTCATCTGCGCGACCACGGCGGGGTTGCGGTAGTTAAGATCCGGCTGCTTCACAGCGAACTGGTGGAGATAGTACTGGCCCCGCTCCTCGTTCCATTCCCAGGCGCTTCCCCGGAAGGCCTGCAGCCAGTTGGAAGGAGGCTCCCGCTCACCAGTGGTAGCGTTGATGTAGCCATCGTGCCACATATAGTAATCCTCATAGCCCTTTTCCCGCTTTACAGACTTCTGGAACCAGACATTCTCATCGCTCGAGTGGTTGGGCACAAAGTCCATAACAATTTTGATGTTTCGCTTGGTGGCCTCCAGGATTAGTTCATCAAAGTCCGCCAGAGTTCCGTACTCCTCCTGGATGTCGAAGAAATCAGAGATATCGTAGCCAAAATCTGCCATTGGCGAGGTGTAGATGGGCGACAACCAAGTGGCCGTCACTCCAATCTCCTTCAGGTAATCCAACTTCGAGATAATGCCCTGCAGATCTCCAATGCCATCACCGTTGGAGTCCTTGAAGGAGCGCGGGTAGATCTGATAGAACTGCGCGGTCTGCCACCAATCCAGAGTGCTATCTGTAGTGGTGGAAGCCCTTTCGAGCTCCTCCAGGTCTACGGCCGCCGATCGCCCAAGGGCACACTGCTGGCCCAGAACGAGCAACGCTACGATTATGTTTTTTAGGCACGCCATCACTTACTGACCACCTCGCCGCAATGGCCCGTCTTTTATAGCCAAGCTCCCCAAAGATCTTCCCCCGATAAGCTCAAGTATTTTGACTGCCTTTATTTTGAGTATTCAATTATATACCAGCAGctggaacaaaatattcgaCTCATCGATTGCTCACATAGAGTACCACTTGAGCCAGAAAGAGATAAACGCCGAGCACAGGAAGCAAGCGAACCTCTCCATTAGTGGCGTAACTATAGTATGATGAGGTGGACTGAAGGATAAGAGAGTCCTTGGGGTGTAGTTGCAGTGATGAAGAGTTTACGAGATcactataaataaaaaacaagagtTTATATACAATTTTCCAATTCTACCCACTTGACCTACCCCACTTTGGCTGTAGATCGTTCTGTGATTACCAGAACTTTGAATTGTGCTGGAAGACCTGGGAAGCTTTGTGTCAGGTTGACTGTCTCAACTCCATCGAAAAGGTTTAGTACAGTCAATAAAGCATAGTCTTCTTGGTGGGAtctgttaaaaaaaactttatgtATTACCTTTCTGTATAAAGTCTCACTTTCCTGACCTCAACACAGCCAGAACTCCATCGCTGACGGCCTTGACTTTCGTGTTTCCAAGTT is a window of Drosophila bipectinata strain 14024-0381.07 chromosome 2R, DbipHiC1v2, whole genome shotgun sequence DNA encoding:
- the Mal-A6 gene encoding maltase A3, translated to MACLKNIIVALLVLGQQCALGRSAAVDLEELERASTTTDSTLDWWQTAQFYQIYPRSFKDSNGDGIGDLQGIISKLDYLKEIGVTATWLSPIYTSPMADFGYDISDFFDIQEEYGTLADFDELILEATKRNIKIVMDFVPNHSSDENVWFQKSVKREKGYEDYYMWHDGYINATTGEREPPSNWLQAFRGSAWEWNEERGQYYLHQFAVKQPDLNYRNPAVVAQMKRVLTYWLDRGVAGFRMDAVPWCFEVLPDANGRYPDEPLSGYTDDPDDSSYLKHIYTQDLYETVDMVYQWRTLMDDYQRIHGGDTRVIMVETYSGLDYVMQFYGNRTTKGAQIPFNFQFIIGGNGDKNNTQLNAAGFVKIINSWLTQMPASRTANWVMGNHDQRRVGSRYGENRIDLMNMLQMFLPGVSITYQGEELGMTDLDISWEDSRDPAACNSNADIYEQFTRDPARTPFQWSDEANAGFSTNATTWLPINPNYVTVNAKTENATSPSHLSLYKQMVELRKLKTLQSGSTRYANVGENLLAIKRSLTGEATYVLVANVLDTSVSALDVASALYAQGNYKIKLANPQATATVGDSVTLSNLSLEPYAALILESV